The following DNA comes from Vigna radiata var. radiata cultivar VC1973A chromosome 4, Vradiata_ver6, whole genome shotgun sequence.
aagtaattattattaaaataagagttTTTTCATAACCTAGTAAGCTagtgaaataatttattattttaagtagtGATTAATTGGGTCAAATATGTtacttttcatttaaataagcTTATAAGAGGTGAATTGATGTTTCTCTTAATGAGTGATTGcattgtattaaaaatattttttattcactttttattcaacactaacaaaataatatttttattttaaaatataaaaataatttagaatttaatatatatatatatatatatatatatNNNNNNNNNNNNNNNNNNNNNNNNNNNNNNNNNNNNNNNNNNNNNNNNNNNNNNNNNNNNNNNNNNNNNNNNNNNNNNNNNNNNNNNNNNNNNNNNNNNNNNNNNNNNNNNNNNNNNNNNNNNNNNNNNNNNNNNNNNNNNNNNNNNNNNNNNNNNNNNNNNNNNNNNNNNNNNNNNNNNNNNNNNNNNNNNNNNNNNNNNNNNNNNNNNNNNNNNNNNNNNNNNNNNNNNNNNNNNNNNNNNNNNNNNNNNNNNNNNNNNNNNNNNNNNNNNNNNNNNNNNNNNNNNNNNNNNNNNNNNNNNNNNNNNNNNNNNNNNNNNNNNNNNNNNNNNNNNNNNNNNNNNNNNNNNNNNNNNNNNNNNNNNNNNNNNNNNNNNNNNNNNNNNNNNNNNNNNNNNNNNNNNNNNNNatatatatatatatatatatatatattattttttatagtaatttttaatgtttatgtaCAATTTTGTACCAGttatgttgttatttttatttcgtttctttaaattagttacttttttatgtgtattgattttaactttttgtgaatttgtttgttatagAATTAGTAAGAACATAAGGGGTATCTAAATATTAGGTTAAGAGTTTTTTACAAGGTGAACTTAGAAGATTTATGacattttcttataaaagaGGTTGTCTTAAAAAGGCTGCAACATTGTCTCATTCTGATTTTTATAAGCGGTAAGAGGATATTATTAAAGAGTATGATGTTGTTGAGCAACACGTGGATATTGTTAATGAAGAACATAAAGTAGGTGGATTTCTTAGAAGTCCACGTGATATTTTTAACGAGTTATATTGATTATGTTGTATTTGCATTGTGGCAGGACTAGGTTAGTAAAGTagttgaacattttttttaattttgatgttttattagTTGTTCAAACTTTATATGTAATTGTTTTATCTAGGATTGATGCGAGATCAAGTTGGTCTCTCATGAGagagattaaataaatttagagcATGTTATTTGGTTGTTCAAAATTGTGTGATGAATTCTAATTTGTTGTCTTTATGCCATATTTCTTAAGATTACACCTATATTGGTGTTTGTTGAAAGATgacatagagagagaaaaaaaatttcatgtcCTTGTTGGTGAGGTGACGTGTTTGCACTACTACATCTACCCATAGTAGGAGAATCATGTGAAGTGACTTTAGAGACTCTTATCAACCTATTGGACATGGACCGTGCAAGAGTTACATCTAAGTTGAGGCAATGTTGTGGTTCCTAAGTAAGACTGAGTTGGTTGAGAGACCTATATAACAAATATTGTGAAAACTAACCGTGGGAGTAAGCCGCACGGACCTACTTTTTACATCTTGTTAGATGCAATATTTTTACGAATAAGAGCACTACCTTTATCCTCGTATTGTACTTGTTGCTCTTCAAAGACTTGCACTCatgtaaaagatatatttgGGGAGTTGCTACACTGGTCCActttttaagacaaaatcatCTAAAGACTAGATTGTCTAGCAActcaagttttgaagtttaacaaaagcATCAAATGAAATATCGTTATgtatgaaaatttgttttaaagaaataacgtccaagaaaaatatattttggaatgtcttttatagatgaaatcaagcttataataatattttctagaCTATATTGTCTAAGGAACAAAGTTTATAAGCAAtgtctaaaaaaagaaaatgtctcTCTTATTGAATCATCTAATAGATGATGTGTAACAAACAACATCTAAATGTCTAAACGAACATTGTCTTACAATCAAATGATTATGAGCATAAGCGTCTATCTCATGTTAACATTAAAGcgtaaaatgtgttttattcaaaatagtgttaattcAAGTAAGTATCTTATGAACACTAAATGTTGCATATTACAAACAGTTTTTGATAAagcatataatattttataccatCTCATGATCATATATGTTGAATGTTTTACCAAACAAtacatttattaatgaaatgacaaatgataaaatgttttgaacatgCAATAAGCCTAATGCTTATCAAtgtccaaaatatttaatgcacATACGATAAAGTGTTTTAATGCTTGTATATTTACTATTGATATTTGTGCAGATAACAAAAGTAGAAAGGTTTGATCAAAATCATTGCACCCAAGAAAACAACGTTgaaagatatgaaaaatattctaGAAATGCTTCCCTTAAAGACTTATGCTCTAACACATCATACAAGCTACATTTTGCTAAAAGCTATGACAAAGCATTGTATCTCTACAAAGTAGACTTGAGTTTAACCTTTGCATTATACATTTTGCTAATAGCTTATGCTAGATATACTAGGATGAACATCAGATTTGTGTTTCCTATACTTTTTACCCATTCACATATTAACAACACAAATGTCAAATGTTTTTCTCCCAAGTTAACAATTAACTTTATCAGATCTTGTAATGACGACAAAAAAGACAAGATCAAAAGTAATCCCTTAAACCCACCCCATTAACTCATCAAGTgtgagaaaaatatgattagttataaaattatttgtatcaTCTCCCTCGCACATTTCATTGATAAAAGAATAGAAATTTgacataaaattcaaatttacttGTGGATCCATCAAACTCAAAAATAATATTCCATCTTATAGCATAACCACCTATAATATAGCAcagtaataattataattggagatcaaaaatttattaaaacaaaacaagaaaagcaaattttaaaaaggaattaagaaaattaaaaaatagcaaaaaataaaaataaaaatgaatattggATTTTGAGATCTGGTAGAGATGTTcaacaattttgaaattatcgAAGTTTGAAATCTAGTAGGAttgttaactaaattttaaaattcaataatcatTTCTTTCAGGTTTCGAAATTCGTTAAGTACATAATTTCACAATCTGATAAATTCTTtaactaaatttcaaatttttggaGAATTTcatattagattttgaaattcaataaattcctaaattaaattttcaaatctagTAAATTTTGAGGCATGATAAGTTTGTGTATAAATTTCgaaatttgataatattttaaatgaaattttaaaattcaataattttttgaattagatttcaaaatctaataaatttcttaaaccaaattttaaaaatttagtatatatgcaaaatataataaatgtaaatatatattttaaagaaaataaatataaactttcaAACTGAagttaacaaaaaaacatttatattaataaattgaaataaagaagatgaagaaaactAGCTAAATAGTATAAAGCAAGTTGCTTAAACGAACAAAGCAAACTACTACATACcaaaaaattgagagaaaaaaatgcgTAAAAACTTGAgataaatctttaataaatatagaaaggGGTTTGTTAATTTAAGTAAGGATATTGTTAATTTAAGTAAGGATATtgttcagttggtacattttagtagaGTGTACCAAATTTTTGCTTacaaaaatgtttcttttaaaaagaaaacgaactttaaatctaaaggtattttaataattttaaaatttaatttaaaataaaaaaaataaaaggtagttattaaaaatcgtGATTGGTCCACGAGAggatttattagtttttattttatttttaattttaaaaaacaactaccttttattttattttttattttaaaaaacaactaccttttattttattttttattttaaaaaacaactattttttaaaaaatataatggtttagggtttatagaactcgtctgggtttatagaacccttctgggtttatagaaccgtttgggtttatagaacccttCTGGTTTTATAGAACTTATAGAACTCGTCTAGGTTTATAGAACCCATTTGAGTTTATAAAACCCGTCTAAGTTAAAAatacaactaccttttattttattttttattttaaaaaataactaccttttaaaaattatataataaaatggtttaatacctattttggtccctcctttgtgagggtttgttcaaagtggtccctcctttttttcaaaagttcacttaagtcctaccttttacaaaaattgttcaaagtggtcctttttgctaacggcgttaactttcaaactttcttaaaggcacagctgccaggtggctaatatttgctgaggtgtaacgttttggctgtgctggcactgttgtgtgttttaaaaaaaataattaattgtgacgtggaatttaataaaattaggtttaaattaaaaattgaatttggggttaattgggggtaattaattaaaaatcccattaagaaccttaattgtttctggaaatctaaaatggagaaaaatccCCAATCTGAATCCTAAGAACCCTAAAGTGAAACTAGaaccaaaaaccctaaattgggGAAGAAAACCCTCAATCTGTTTTCTGTTTTCGCAACAGAGAAAACGAACTACAAAATCATAATTCAAAATGCTACCTACCGTGTCAAGTGGAAGGCAAATAATGGTAGCAGTAATCCCAGCAGCAGCACCAGCAATAAGCCTCTCAAAATTAGTAGTTTCCTCATTCCCAGAAAACCTCAGCAACTGCTTTCTATAAGTATCGTAGGCACAGAAATTAACCGCTTTGAATGGAGCTGTTCGCAGAACATTTACAAGGTTCCCTTTCCAAAAGCCTCTCAACCCTTGAGTAGCGACAATTTTGCTAATAAGCTCGAATATATTCCTCTTCTCACCACGAACTATGTATTCCAACTTCAGTCTTTCAAGTGGAGCAACACAAGTCCTTATAcgacaaaacaaaaagaaaagataaatgtCAAACAAATTGAGGGTTTTCTTCCCCAATTTAGGGTTTCATTGGggatttttctccattttagatttccagaaacaattaaggttcttaatgggatttttaattaattaccccccaattaaccccaaattcaatttttaatttaaacctaattttattaaattccacgtcacaattaattattttttttaaaacacacaacagtgccagcacagccaaaacgttacacctcagcaaatattagccacctgacagttgtgccgttaagaaagttaacaccgttagcaaaaaggaccactgtGAACAgattttgcaaaaggtaggacttaagtgaacttttgaaaaaaggagggaccactttgaacaaaccttcccaaagaagggaccaaaataggtattaaacctacaaactaataacttctctcgtggatggatttttaataactaccttttattttttttattttaaattaaattttaaaattattaaaatactcttagatttaaaattaattttttttacaaaaacatttttGCAACCTAAAACTTGAtacattttgttaaaatatacaaCTGAAAAACCTCGTTACTTAAATTACGAGACCGAAAACACAGTAAATACGTTTTTGATATATACTAATtactatctattttttttttgttttatatatattttacgaAAAGTCAATTTTGTCATAGCACTTAAAGTACGAGGTGCACCAAGAAAACTCGGTGCAAAGAAAGCTCCTATTGAAACGTGTGCGCAAGAAGTCTGATATAAACGGAACTCAAAAGTAAGTTATTACCCTTCGCCGCCTTTTTCTGATTCTTGCATCTCAATCCATAACAATCTCTCAGATCAAGGGTTGCGATTAATACCCAATTTTGTGTTACCTTTTCTGTTTTCGGCGTTCGATTTCGATTTTGAAGCCCTATTTTCGGTTATTGTTCTCTACTATTTTCACTTACTCGCCTGAAGAAAAACATCAGgttatgaaagaaaatatagtgATTGATACATGCTAAGTTTTAATATTGGGgcggtttttaattttttcgaTTTTGGGTGATGATTTTGATTCGTTTGCAGTTTGAAGCTGAGAAATAAACATGGCCGGTGGTGCGAATTTCATGCAAAGGGTTCTCTCTTACGTCGTAAACGAGGTTGTTGTCAATGGTCTTGCCAACAGGTTCCTGTTTTTaccactttttttaatttgtttttctgtaattttgttattgatccGTTCCTGTATTTTTAGGAGAATGTCTGTTATGTTGATCGGAGTGAGACAGAGCCTCaagattttatttctttatatatatatatatatatatatatatatatatatatatatatatatatatatatatatatatatatataaattcagtCTCCAGGACAACATTAGTTCACTAAAATTTTAAGGGGTTTGAGTGGTTGCTGCTTGGGCACATGTATGCCATGATAGTTGGTGCTATTGTTGTATTAATTTTTCCTATGctgaattttagaaattttagtAATTGTTTTGGGGTCCTTGGCTGGGCTTGTGGTTGTTGCAGACCGGGCTGTGTTGTAGAGTAGGCGGGTTCTAGGTCGTGAGATGCTTCTAGTGTCGTCCGAAGTTAGCTTGGATTGTGTTGGAATATTTCACCCGTTGTCGGGTcaatattggaccacccaatttcgactacagataaggccaatttataatatatataactgagtacaatcctcaccttacaaaccggttttgtagggttgagttaggcttagaACTCACTTTTAACAGATTGTACTGGTAGAAGGTATTGCCATGTAGTCCGATGTTAAAGTCGGTAGATAACCGTTTGGTTAGCAATTAATACATATTATGTGTATGTTTCTTTAAAGTCATATTTGAAATCTTTATAGATAGTAGTTGTGATGGACTTTAAGATCAGGGAAACCATCTTCTGAAAGGTTCTTCTATGCTCTCCaaccatatttatttttcttcagtgTTCAGAGATATTACCGGGCAATCGCCTCTTAGGTGGCTATGCTATTTAAGACGGATATCCTAATCCCGTCTCAAATTTGAAACTCTTCTACTGTATGATACGAAATCGTAATCCCACTCAGAGTTAACGTTTTTTTCTGACCCCTGTCCCATCGGAGCGCATTGATTTCCCTCTCCGGTGCAATAAGTTTGGGAGTCTTTGTTGGCAGCTGTACGAGGTGAGTGAGGGAAAAGTAATGGTTGGGTTTGAGATGGGAACAAGAGgaacaaaaacattaaactgTGCTCTCAATTTTTactataaaagttaaatgattaTGGAAAGCAAGTTTCCAAAATAATCAGATGAAGAAATATGCACCCAAAAGgatttttttcattatcttttttttagaagaaaaaactgTTAAAGATTTGTAATAAAGCAGGTCCTTAGTCTCCCTGATATGCTTCAATTAGTTTCTTGTGTTTGCATCCATTCTCTCGTGTTGATGTTTCTTTGTGGTTTTCCAGCCCAGCATTTCAGAGGTTTGCAGTGAGGACATCAAAAAGAATTGAAGATATCTCTAGCAAAGGTAATAGgagaaaaattattgttttttaaaatttgattgacCTTATGACAAAATCTGTTTCACACTTGTGTTATTTATTCTGGCAGCTATTCAGAAGAGGCAGGAGATAATTGAGCA
Coding sequences within:
- the LOC106758913 gene encoding uncharacterized protein LOC106758913, whose protein sequence is MAGGANFMQRVLSYVVNEVVVNGLANSPAFQRFAVRTSKRIEDISSKAIQKRQEIIEQVKDISEDISESLKKR